A stretch of DNA from Tachyglossus aculeatus isolate mTacAcu1 chromosome 5, mTacAcu1.pri, whole genome shotgun sequence:
CTCGCTTCCTTGGCTCTACCCTGTTTAAAAGCTTCCTGGAAAAAAATGTCATCTTTTACAGAATCCCGAAACAGGCCGAAACCCAGGGGAGCCAGAAACCTTTCAGGTTGGAGCAGAAGAGTTTCAGTGGATGCCGTTTCCTCCGGCCCCTGAATTTGGCAGAAAAGCAAAATACCCGCAGTCTCCTCGGCGGAGCGGAAGCGGACGGAAACAGTTAACCCGGAGACTGAGAAGGGAACCCTCGAGAGGCGAGAGGAATTCTTCTGCCGAGGCTGTGGGAAGCAAATCCGGCGCCCTGAGCCCCCCTGAGCGGGCAGGAACATTTAAGGCCGAGAGGCTTCAAGCCTTTCCAAAGGTAGACTCACCCCGGCCCAGTAAGAAACACAGGGGCTTGGAGCTTGGGCCACTCCCAGTGACTCGTAGCCTCCCCGAGCGGAGTCCAGCCGTTGGGAACGGCCAAGGAGAAGGCTGCCGGGGAACGCCTGGTTGGGAAAAGTCAGAAAGCGGTGTTGGATTGGATGATGCTGGCCTCACCTCTTCCCCACAAGCGGCAGGTTCTGGGACCAACATCGAGGAGCCGATGGCAGGGACGAAGACTCTGGAGAGCTGTCCCATGTGCCAGATCCCTTTCGGGCCCACGTAAGtcagtctctctatctctctttctcatagtaaagagaagcagtgtggcctaatggctagagcacaggcctgggaatcagaagaacctggattctaatcccgattctgccacttggccaagtcacttcatttctccgggcctcagttccctcatctgtaaaatggggatggagactgggcagccccatatggaacaggaactgtgtccaaccctatttgattggatccacctcagtacttagttcagtacctggcacacagtaaacacctaaaaaataccattatcattattactactactactatgaataataatgtaatagtcgtatttactgagtgcttactgtgaacagagcactgtactaagcatttgggagagtacgatataacagtataataatgataatgattgagcgcttactgtgtgcagagtacagtgctctgcacacagtaagcgctcaataaatacaattgattgattgataatggtatttgttaaacagaaaagcagtatggctcagtggaaagagcatgggcttgagagtcagagatcgtgggttcttatcccagctccgccacttatcagcttcgtgactttgggcaagtcacttaatttctctgtgacctcatctgtaaaatggggattaagactatgagccctatgtgggacaacctgattaccttgtatctaccctggtgcttagaacagtgcttggaccatagtaagtgcttaacaaatgccatcattattattaagcacttactctgtgccaagcactgtactgagtcctggaaCGGATACAGTATCAGctgggacacagtgcctgtcccacatgggacttag
This window harbors:
- the FAAP20 gene encoding Fanconi anemia core complex-associated protein 20, which translates into the protein MPFPPAPEFGRKAKYPQSPRRSGSGRKQLTRRLRREPSRGERNSSAEAVGSKSGALSPPERAGTFKAERLQAFPKVDSPRPSKKHRGLELGPLPVTRSLPERSPAVGNGQGEGCRGTPGWEKSESGVGLDDAGLTSSPQAAGSGTNIEEPMAGTKTLESCPMCQIPFGPTLSQSDVDGHLAQCLSESTEDVIW